The region CAATCGCTCCTGAAATCAAAAAGACTTGTGCGGCAAGCTCGACGGCTGCATAATAATCATTGCTGACAAAACGGCGCATCGTGTTGTAAGCAACCCCTCCCGGAACGAGCGGAATAATGCCGGCGGCGCTGAAAATAATTACCGGCATTTTGTAAACGCGGGCGAACAATTGCGAAAGGACGGCAATCGCAAAAGCAGCCGCCGCAGTCGAAACGACAATGTTTAACTGAACGACTGACAGGAGGACGTCATAAATGACCCAGCCGGTCATGCCTGCAATTCCGCCAGCGAAAACTGCTCTCCGGGGGACGTTGAACAAAAAGCCGAATCCTGCGGAGGCGATAAACCCGGTAATGAACATGGTCAAATTCATCGAATGTTCCCGCCTTTCATATCCAAGCAATAACGATGGCGATGCCGGCACCAATGGCCGTCGCCGTAAGAAATGCCTCCGCCCCGCGCGACAAACCGGATACGAGGTGACCAGCCATTAAATCGCGAACGGCATTTGTGATGAGCACGCCGGGGACGAGCGGCATGATTGAGCCGATGATAATGAGATCCAACGCCGAACCAAACGACACATATACAAACAAGCGAGCGATTACACCGATGCTGAAAGCTGCAAACAATTCGGAGAAAAAACGCACGTGAAGGCCTTTTTGGAACCGCAAAAACAAATAATAGCCGGTGCCGCCGGTGATGAATGCCGGAGCAGCATCCGACCAACTGCCGTCAAACATGAGCAAAAAAGCGGCGCTCACAAATGCCGCCGCCGACACTTGCACCCACTCCGGAAAAGACGTTTCCGCCTTATCGACGGCCTTCAATTGAGTCAATGCTTCATGCAAAGAAAGTTTTCCTGCGCTGGCTTCCCTTGACACGTGATTCACCATCGCCACTTTGTGCAAATCGTTCGAACGGTCAGTGATGCGGATGAAGGTTGTCTTCTCTTTTGTCCCATCCGCTCCCCCGACCGACAAAATGATGCCGGTCGGCGTTACGAAAGCATGAGACGTTTTCGCCGCGAACGATTGCGCCAGCCTTCTCATCGTATCTTCGACGCGGTACGTCTCTGCCCCGCTCATCAGCATGATTTTTCCGGCCAACAAGCTCACTTCCATCAATTCATCCAACTCGTTCATGGACGTC is a window of Bacillales bacterium DNA encoding:
- a CDS encoding threonine/serine exporter family protein, producing MNELDELMEVSLLAGKIMLMSGAETYRVEDTMRRLAQSFAAKTSHAFVTPTGIILSVGGADGTKEKTTFIRITDRSNDLHKVAMVNHVSREASAGKLSLHEALTQLKAVDKAETSFPEWVQVSAAAFVSAAFLLMFDGSWSDAAPAFITGGTGYYLFLRFQKGLHVRFFSELFAAFSIGVIARLFVYVSFGSALDLIIIGSIMPLVPGVLITNAVRDLMAGHLVSGLSRGAEAFLTATAIGAGIAIVIAWI
- a CDS encoding threonine/serine exporter family protein; translation: MNLTMFITGFIASAGFGFLFNVPRRAVFAGGIAGMTGWVIYDVLLSVVQLNIVVSTAAAAFAIAVLSQLFARVYKMPVIIFSAAGIIPLVPGGVAYNTMRRFVSNDYYAAVELAAQVFLISGAIAFGLVLANVFQPLFKPKHEAERRE